From a single Micromonospora carbonacea genomic region:
- a CDS encoding GntR family transcriptional regulator: protein MTDDAVDGAASVRVAAYLRQAILDGELPPGHRIRQHEVAERLGASRLPVREALRMLAAEGLTELEPNKGARVPRLGPHELDVVYRMRERLEPLALAESLPRLDDADLAELTAVQDAIERHTDVTEFLRLDRQFHLLSYSRCDTEPLAGVVVRLWNSTQYYRRTYMTLSGESRRWVVNAEHQLLLDAVRRRDPVDAGRVLEGHIRRTRVELSRHPEIFTDRSTPP, encoded by the coding sequence GTGACTGACGACGCCGTCGACGGCGCGGCGAGCGTCCGGGTGGCCGCGTACCTGCGCCAGGCCATCCTCGACGGCGAGCTGCCCCCCGGGCACCGGATCCGCCAGCACGAGGTCGCCGAGCGGCTCGGGGCCAGCCGGCTGCCCGTGCGGGAGGCGCTGCGCATGCTCGCCGCCGAGGGGCTCACCGAGCTGGAGCCGAACAAGGGCGCGCGCGTGCCCCGGCTCGGCCCGCACGAGCTCGACGTCGTCTACCGGATGCGGGAACGGCTCGAACCGCTGGCGCTCGCCGAGAGCCTGCCCCGGCTCGACGACGCGGACCTCGCCGAGCTCACCGCGGTGCAGGACGCCATCGAACGGCACACCGACGTCACCGAGTTCCTGCGCCTGGACCGGCAGTTCCACCTGCTCAGCTACTCGCGCTGCGACACCGAGCCGCTCGCCGGGGTCGTGGTGCGGCTGTGGAACTCCACCCAGTACTACCGGCGGACGTACATGACGCTCAGCGGCGAGTCCCGCCGCTGGGTCGTCAACGCCGAGCACCAGCTGCTGCTCGACGCCGTGCGCCGCCGCGACCCGGTGGACGCCGGACGGGTCCTGGAGGGCCACATCCGGCGCACCCGGGTCGAGCTGTCCCGGCACCCCGAGATCTTCACCGACCGATCCACACCGCCTTGA
- a CDS encoding M24 family metallopeptidase, producing the protein MGTATFGMNVVDWESRVDMDRLRRERLARLKHQLQGSEVGALLTFDFHNIRYMTATHIGTWAMDKLIRFALLPRGGEPVLWDFGSAARHHQLYAPWLDYRTGDDVAEGARGTSGARAGISVLRGAFHPDSGVAEAVAQKIYEELERYGLHTSPVGVDVLEMPILQALRAKGIEVVDGQQVFLEARRIKTPDEITLLTTAASMVDAAYDDLYGFLRPGVRENETVGLVAKRLYDLGSEHVEGVNAISGERCSPHPHVFSDRLLRPGDPAFFDILHSFMGYRTCYYRTFAVGSASRAQVDAYKRCREYMDRAIELVRPGATTADIVSVWPTAQEFGFADEEAAFALQYGHGVGLSIWEKPIFSRLVSLEHPEVLQEGMVFALETYWPSADGVGAARIEEELVVTADGAEVITKFPAEELLVAGQRYYTTAGPLPTQRHAQSHVNNRPEGDA; encoded by the coding sequence ATGGGGACTGCCACGTTCGGCATGAACGTCGTCGACTGGGAGAGCCGCGTCGACATGGACCGGCTGCGCCGGGAGCGGCTGGCCCGCCTGAAGCACCAGCTCCAGGGCTCGGAGGTCGGCGCGCTGCTCACCTTCGACTTCCACAACATCCGCTACATGACGGCCACCCACATCGGCACCTGGGCGATGGACAAGCTGATCCGGTTCGCGCTGCTGCCGCGCGGGGGCGAGCCGGTGCTGTGGGACTTCGGCTCGGCGGCCCGCCACCACCAGCTCTACGCGCCGTGGCTGGACTACCGCACCGGCGACGACGTCGCCGAGGGCGCGCGGGGCACCAGCGGCGCGCGGGCCGGCATCTCGGTGCTGCGCGGGGCCTTCCACCCCGACTCGGGCGTCGCCGAGGCCGTCGCCCAGAAGATCTACGAGGAGCTGGAGCGGTACGGCCTGCACACCTCCCCGGTGGGGGTGGACGTGCTGGAGATGCCCATCCTCCAGGCGCTGCGCGCCAAGGGGATCGAGGTGGTCGACGGCCAGCAGGTGTTCCTGGAGGCCCGCCGGATCAAGACGCCCGACGAGATCACCCTGCTGACCACCGCCGCGTCGATGGTCGACGCCGCCTACGACGACCTGTACGGCTTCCTGCGCCCCGGGGTGCGGGAGAACGAGACCGTCGGCCTGGTCGCCAAGCGCCTCTACGACCTCGGCTCCGAGCACGTCGAGGGGGTCAACGCGATCTCCGGCGAGCGCTGCTCGCCGCACCCGCACGTGTTCAGCGACCGGCTGCTGCGCCCCGGCGACCCGGCCTTCTTCGACATCCTGCACAGCTTCATGGGCTACCGCACCTGCTACTACCGCACCTTCGCGGTGGGCAGCGCGTCGCGGGCGCAGGTCGACGCGTACAAGCGGTGCCGCGAGTACATGGACCGGGCGATCGAGCTGGTGAGGCCCGGGGCCACCACCGCCGACATCGTCAGCGTGTGGCCGACCGCGCAGGAGTTCGGCTTCGCCGACGAGGAGGCCGCGTTCGCCCTCCAGTACGGCCACGGCGTCGGCCTGTCGATCTGGGAGAAGCCCATCTTCAGCCGGCTCGTGTCGCTGGAGCACCCGGAGGTGCTCCAGGAGGGGATGGTGTTCGCGCTGGAGACGTACTGGCCGTCGGCCGACGGGGTGGGCGCGGCGCGCATCGAGGAGGAGCTGGTCGTCACCGCCGACGGGGCCGAGGTCATCACCAAGTTCCCGGCCGAGGAGCTGCTGGTCGCCGGCCAGCGCTACTACACGACCGCCGGCCCGCTGCCGACCCAGCGCCACGCCCAGTCGCACGTCAACAACCGCCCGGAGGGGGACGCCTGA
- a CDS encoding NAD(P)-dependent oxidoreductase: protein MRESVGLLGTGRMGTAIGRRLLAAGVGLTVWNRTPARTEPLVADGAVAAATPAALAACEVVFVAVSASADLLAVLDGPEGLLARPDGLRVVVDCSTVSAAASARARQLAADAGVGFVAAPVSGNPAVVAAGRACFVASAPAAQFAVAEPLLGRIGRAAVRVGDGEQSRLVKLCHNLYLGVLVQALAEVTALAEKGGADREAFLRFLGETVVGSPWVRDRTPALAAGDLTPTFTTALLRKDFDLGLAAAREHEVPMAVAGLTHQLVQAAIGRGLGERDLLSLFAVQAQASGLAPPG from the coding sequence ATGCGTGAGTCCGTCGGCCTGCTCGGCACCGGCCGGATGGGCACGGCCATCGGCCGGCGGCTGCTCGCCGCCGGCGTCGGGCTGACCGTCTGGAACCGGACGCCGGCCAGGACCGAGCCGCTCGTCGCCGACGGGGCCGTGGCCGCCGCCACGCCCGCCGCGCTCGCCGCCTGCGAGGTGGTGTTCGTGGCGGTCTCCGCCTCCGCCGACCTGCTGGCCGTGCTCGACGGCCCCGAGGGGCTGCTGGCCCGCCCGGACGGGCTGCGGGTGGTGGTCGACTGCTCCACCGTGTCGGCGGCCGCGTCGGCGCGGGCCCGGCAGCTCGCCGCCGACGCGGGGGTGGGCTTCGTGGCCGCCCCGGTCAGCGGCAACCCGGCCGTGGTGGCCGCCGGCCGGGCGTGCTTCGTCGCCTCCGCGCCGGCCGCGCAGTTCGCCGTCGCCGAGCCGCTGCTGGGCCGGATCGGCCGGGCCGCCGTGCGGGTCGGCGACGGCGAACAGAGCCGGCTGGTGAAGCTCTGCCACAACCTCTACCTCGGGGTGCTGGTGCAGGCGCTGGCGGAGGTGACCGCGCTGGCCGAGAAGGGCGGCGCGGACCGGGAGGCGTTCCTGCGCTTCCTCGGCGAGACCGTCGTCGGCTCGCCCTGGGTGCGCGACCGGACGCCGGCGCTCGCCGCCGGTGACCTCACGCCCACCTTCACCACCGCGCTGCTGCGCAAGGACTTCGACCTCGGGCTGGCCGCCGCCCGCGAGCACGAGGTGCCGATGGCCGTCGCCGGCCTGACCCACCAGCTCGTCCAGGCGGCGATCGGCCGGGGACTGGGCGAGCGGGACCTGCTCTCCCTCTTCGCCGTGCAGGCGCAGGCGTCGGGCCTGGCCCCACCGGGCTGA
- a CDS encoding cupin domain-containing protein → MYHVSRIDDTLASTPPDHLGHSTGFRRQDLVGRQYGSHHMTMSVAVLDPGGRVDATVHSYEKSLWLLDGELTLTMLGQSIALRPDDCAVVPVAVAHQLTTGDAGARWLEMSAPVRLLPGNRRRDTFFLPEEIAAGRAEPVDLRDPRNRNFFRFDEGSMDLGRLARGSDPAAPEVSASMATALLAYSGIGIRMLADQRTNAQLHTMFMVEYQPTAVAHPHDHPFEEAYVFTHGETEAVVEGERFVLRPGDVLWTGSGCEHAFYNRTDGRTRWIETQAPQPPAQHSYRFSRDWEYLGDRLCAGTRIDPAAGDA, encoded by the coding sequence GTGTACCACGTCTCCCGCATCGACGACACGCTGGCCAGCACCCCGCCCGACCACCTCGGGCACAGCACCGGATTCCGCCGGCAGGACCTCGTCGGCCGCCAGTACGGCTCGCACCACATGACGATGAGCGTCGCCGTCCTCGACCCCGGCGGGCGCGTCGACGCCACCGTGCACTCGTACGAGAAGAGCCTCTGGCTGCTCGACGGCGAGCTGACCCTGACCATGCTGGGCCAGAGCATCGCGCTGCGGCCCGACGACTGCGCGGTGGTGCCGGTCGCGGTGGCCCACCAGCTCACCACCGGCGACGCCGGCGCCCGGTGGCTGGAGATGTCGGCGCCGGTGCGGCTGCTGCCCGGCAACCGCCGCCGGGACACGTTCTTCCTGCCCGAGGAGATCGCCGCCGGCCGGGCCGAGCCGGTGGACCTGCGCGACCCGCGCAACCGCAACTTCTTCCGCTTCGACGAGGGCTCGATGGACCTGGGCCGGCTGGCCCGGGGCAGCGACCCGGCCGCGCCGGAGGTGTCCGCGAGCATGGCCACGGCGCTGCTGGCCTACAGCGGCATCGGCATCCGGATGCTCGCCGACCAGCGGACCAACGCCCAGCTGCACACCATGTTCATGGTCGAGTACCAGCCCACCGCCGTGGCGCACCCGCACGACCACCCGTTCGAGGAGGCGTACGTCTTCACCCACGGCGAGACGGAGGCGGTCGTCGAGGGCGAGCGGTTCGTGCTGCGCCCCGGCGACGTGCTCTGGACGGGGTCGGGCTGCGAGCACGCCTTCTACAACCGCACCGACGGCCGGACCCGGTGGATCGAGACGCAGGCCCCGCAGCCGCCGGCGCAGCACTCGTACCGGTTCAGCCGCGACTGGGAGTACCTGGGCGACCGGCTCTGCGCCGGCACCCGGATCGACCCGGCGGCCGGCGATGCGTGA
- a CDS encoding NADP-dependent succinic semialdehyde dehydrogenase, with translation MAIATLNPATGVVERTYAPMSDAEVERALADAQRAAKALRRTTFAERAGWMRAAADLLEADAPTLAATMTREMGKTLASAEAEVRKAAYGCRFYAAHGEAMLAPEPADAAAVGAATAYSVYQPLGVVLAVMPWNFPVWQVLRFAAPALMAGNAGLLKHASNVPQTALYLGELFTRAGFPRGAFATLLIGAAQVEGVLRDDRVAAATLTGSEAAGRSVARIAGDALKKTVLELGGSDPFLVLPSADVARAAATAVRARCQNNGQSCIAAKRFIVHTDVYDEFVAAFAEGMAALRVGDPAEPGTDVGPIATESGRAELEELVADAVAQGATVLTGGARPDGPGWFYPPTVLADVDPSMRLHLEETFGPVATVYRVPDLDAALDLANATAFGLGAVVWTTDEAERARCVAELESGAVTVNGMTTSYPELPFGGVKTSGYGRELAAAGIREFCNLKAVWIGR, from the coding sequence ATGGCCATCGCGACGCTGAACCCGGCCACCGGGGTCGTCGAGCGGACGTACGCGCCGATGTCCGACGCCGAGGTGGAGCGGGCCCTGGCCGACGCGCAGCGGGCGGCGAAAGCCCTGCGCCGCACCACCTTCGCCGAGCGGGCCGGCTGGATGCGCGCCGCCGCCGACCTGCTGGAGGCCGACGCCCCGACGCTGGCGGCGACGATGACCCGGGAGATGGGCAAGACCCTCGCCTCGGCCGAGGCGGAGGTGCGCAAGGCGGCGTACGGCTGCCGGTTCTACGCCGCGCACGGCGAGGCGATGCTGGCCCCGGAGCCGGCGGACGCCGCCGCCGTCGGGGCCGCCACGGCCTACTCGGTGTACCAGCCGCTGGGCGTGGTGCTGGCGGTGATGCCGTGGAACTTCCCCGTCTGGCAGGTGCTGCGCTTCGCCGCGCCGGCCCTGATGGCCGGCAACGCCGGCCTGCTCAAGCACGCGTCGAACGTGCCGCAGACCGCGCTCTACCTCGGTGAGCTGTTCACCCGGGCGGGCTTCCCGCGCGGGGCGTTCGCCACCCTGCTCATCGGCGCGGCGCAGGTCGAGGGGGTGCTGCGCGACGACCGGGTCGCGGCGGCCACCCTGACCGGCAGCGAGGCGGCCGGCCGGTCGGTCGCCCGCATCGCCGGGGACGCGCTGAAGAAGACCGTGCTGGAGCTGGGCGGCTCGGACCCGTTCCTGGTGCTGCCGAGCGCCGACGTGGCGCGGGCGGCGGCCACGGCGGTGCGGGCCCGCTGCCAGAACAACGGGCAGTCCTGCATCGCGGCGAAGCGGTTCATCGTGCACACCGACGTCTACGACGAGTTCGTCGCGGCGTTCGCCGAAGGGATGGCGGCGCTGCGGGTCGGCGACCCGGCCGAGCCCGGCACGGACGTGGGCCCGATCGCCACCGAGTCGGGCCGGGCGGAGCTGGAGGAGCTGGTCGCCGACGCGGTGGCCCAGGGCGCGACGGTGCTCACCGGCGGCGCGCGGCCGGACGGGCCGGGCTGGTTCTATCCGCCGACGGTGCTCGCCGACGTCGACCCGTCGATGCGGCTGCACCTGGAGGAGACCTTCGGCCCGGTGGCCACCGTCTACCGGGTGCCCGACCTCGACGCCGCGCTCGACCTGGCCAACGCGACCGCCTTCGGCCTCGGCGCGGTCGTCTGGACCACCGACGAGGCCGAGCGGGCCCGGTGCGTCGCCGAGCTGGAGTCGGGGGCGGTCACCGTCAACGGCATGACCACGTCCTACCCGGAGCTGCCCTTCGGCGGCGTCAAGACCAGCGGGTACGGCCGGGAGCTGGCCGCCGCGGGGATCCGCGAGTTCTGCAACCTCAAGGCGGTGTGGATCGGTCGGTGA